The following proteins come from a genomic window of Larimichthys crocea isolate SSNF chromosome III, L_crocea_2.0, whole genome shotgun sequence:
- the LOC104935245 gene encoding probable G-protein coupled receptor 21, whose product MNSSSDVNQSGSPPFCLLGAVGYSHSLDTCVLEVVVILFLTVLIIAGNLVVIFVFHCAPLLHHHTTSHFIQTMAYADLLVGVSCLVPSLSLLHYLRGLNEELTCKAFGYMVSVLKSVSMASLACISVDRYIAITRPLSYATLVTPCRLRVCIVLIWVYSALIFLPSFFGWGKPGYHGDIFQWCADSWKTSPGFSTFIVGLLYAPAALTVCFTYGSIFRICRQHTREITQRHARFSSQTEGDKGERGERCEGCPDKRYAMVLFRITSVFYVLWMPYILYFLLESAGLYHHKVASFLTTWLAISNSFCNCLIYSLSNSVFRKGLGRLFSPLFPSCLGCTDAKKAPAVVTPRPDARCQV is encoded by the coding sequence ATGAACTCTTCCTCCGATGTGAACCAAAGCGGTTCTCCCCCGTTCTGCCTGCTGGGTGCGGTGGGTTACTCCCATAGCCTGGATACCTGTGTGCTGGAGGTAGTTgtcatcctcttcctcaccgTGCTAATCATCGCTGGAAACCTGGTGGTGATCTTTGTCTTCCACTGCGCCCCACTGCTGCACCACCACACCACCAGCCACTTCATCCAGACTATGGCCTACGCTGATCTGCTGGTTGGCGTCAGCTGCTTGGTGCCCTCGCTGTCCCTCCTCCACTATCTCCGGGGCCTGAATGAAGAGCTCACCTGCAAGGCGTTTGGCTACATGGTTTCTGTGCTGAAGAGCGTCTCTATGGCCTCTCTGGCGTGCATCAGCGTAGACCGCTACATCGCCATCACCCGTCCATTATCGTATGCCACGCTGGTAACGCCATGCCGGTTGAGGGTGTGCATCGTTCTCATCTGGGTTTACTCTGCGTTGATCTTTCTGCCATCCTTCTTCGGTTGGGGAAAGCCAGGTTACCATGGGGACATATTTCAATGGTGCGCAGACTCCTGGAAGACCAGTCCGGGTTTCAGCACCTTCATTGTGGGGCTGCTCTATGCACCAGCAGCACTTACTGTCTGCTTCACCTATGGGAGTATATTCAGGATCTGTCGGCAGCACACGAGAGAGATAACCCAGCGCCACGCCCGCTTCAGCTCACAAACGGAGGGTGACAAAGGCGAGCGGGGGGAACGGTGTGAGGGCTGCCCGGACAAGCGCTACGCCATGGTTCTGTTTCGCATTACCAGTGTCTTCTATGTGCTGTGGATGCCATACATCCTCTACTTCCTACTGGAGAGCGCTGGGCTGTATCACCACAAGGTGGCATCTTTCCTCACAACATGGTTGGCAATTAGCAACAGCTTCTGTAACTGTCTCATCTACAGCCTGTCCAACAGCGTCTTCCGGAAAGGTCTAGGTCGCCTCTTTAGCCCGTTGTTTCCTTCCTGCCTCGGCTGCACAGATGCCAAAAAGGCTCCAGCTGTAGTTACCCCACGACCAGACGCTCGATGTCAAGTATGA